In Eretmochelys imbricata isolate rEreImb1 chromosome 14, rEreImb1.hap1, whole genome shotgun sequence, a genomic segment contains:
- the LOC144274687 gene encoding E3 ubiquitin-protein ligase TRIM39-like yields MTGKVPSFSPGSTVSSALPGYVALCLALQVHRLASVDVTLDPDTANRYLVLSEDRKRVRRGDRCQDLPDKPERFDPCACVLGAEGFTGGRRYWEVGVGDKTRWTLGVCRESVSREEWVTHTPEDGYWAVRLRDGGYVALTSLWTPLPVSVRPGRVGIFLDYGAGEVSFYNVTDGSHLFTFTDTFSGTLRPYFYPGLNAGGTNAAPLIICPVPAPAGGNLGP; encoded by the exons ATGACGGGGAAGGTTCCCTCGTTCTCCCCCGGCTCCACAGTGAGCTCCGCTCTGCCGGGCTACGTCGCTCTCTGCCTCGCTCTACAGGTTCACCGGCTGGCGTCAG tggacgtgactctggatccagacacggcaaATCGCTAcctcgtcctgtctgaggatcGGAAACGTGTGAGACGCGGAGACAGATGCCAGGATCTGCCCGACAAGCCTGAGAGATTTGATCCTTGTGCCTGTGTCCTGGGCGCTGAGGGGTTCACGGGCGGGAGGCGttactgggaggtgggggtgggagacaaGACGAGATGGACTCTGGGGGTTTGTCGGGAATCTGtgagcagggaggagtgggtcacacacacacctgagGATGGATACTGGGCCGTGCGGCTGAGGGACGGCGGATACGTGGCCCTCACCTCCCTGTGGACTCCCCTCCCCGTGAGCGTCCGGCCCGGCCGGGTGGGGATTTTCCTGGACTATGGGGCGGGCGAGGTCTCGTTTTACAATGTGACTGACGGGTCCCATCTCTTCACGTTCACTGACACCTTCTCCGGGACGCTCCGCCCTTATTTCTATCCCGGTCTCAACGCTGGGGGTACAAACGCTGCTCCCCTGATCATCTGCCCGGTTCCCGCTCCGGCCGGGGGGAATCTCGGTCCCTGA